AACTGCCACACCCAGACTACTGGACCCCAGCCTCCTTCCTtcagaccagggctgtccaaccttaggttatcttagggctgcattaaaataaaacaatcattcgagggccacacccagaataaaaaatacagtacactaacagaaagtgggggaacgcgaGTCATCAATACGACCGGCGAAGGCGCGAAGCAGGAAAGCgcacacaaaacaacaaagcgacaacacgacagtataaaggtaggtgcatactgactagtctgcatcgtgcAGAAGAAACGCATgccacagatggattgaaaattccgtgcgaTGTGTACCTCCCGTAATACTGCTTAAGAACACCAAAGAAAATGAGCATCGACaatattatttattagtgatggaattagaAAATCTAATATGCGTTCAATgcaaattgttattttattttttcactcgtgaAAACTAAAACTCACAGGCAGGCGCATAAATTCTCACTGCGGGCcctattttggacagcccttTGCACAAACTTAAAATAGtatggtgtagtgaaaagagtgctgaaATTGAGAACCAAAGGACCTGGCATTGAATCCTAATTCTCCTAGCTACTTGTGAGACTTTAactaagcaagtcacttggcctctcaaggcctcactttcttcatcggTAAAAATGAAAGGTGTGGATTTGTTGATCTCTAAAAGTCCCCATCTCTGAACCCATGAGCCTTCTCAACCAGGCCCTCTTGCTGGAATGAACCGAGGCAAATGCCACATTTCATCCATCAGCCTGTCCTCATGCCATCTTATCCCATTTTCCATTGATGGCTCATCAACAGATTGGAACAGCTGACAGGCTTAAGAGACCATGCAGtcagtccaacaccctcattttacaaaggaggaaacgggaaatgacttgtccaaggtcaccgagtccctaaaattctatgattctttttctCTAGGAACCTCAGATCCGGACAATTTGGGTATCTTCGTATGTGTCATCTCTACTAATTAAAGGCCAGGTACCAGCTTTGGTATTTCTTTATTGAGGAAAAAAGGTTTTGGGAAGAGATGCAgatagaggaaaggaggggaggggaagggagtgaaGGGAATAGAGAGAATCATCCAGCTGGAGCTGGCCCAAGAATGGGGTTGGGTGGGCACAGGCCTGTTGGCTTGGAAAGGATGAGCCAGGAAAGTTCAGGCTGGAGAGTCACTTCTTCCAGTTGTTCTGAGCATAGTCCCACTGGGAAGCCAAGCCTTGAATTGGATTTCCCTTCATGTCCAATACCCGCTGCAACTGTTTGGACTTCCAGTCCTCAGACAATGTGATGGGCTTCTCCCGAAATACTGCAAAGGGGAAGAGTGGTTGGTCCTGTTGCTTTGGGACCATCCTTACCTGAGCCTCCTATCTCAGCCCTGCTAGGGCCAGGACCATACCCACAGTATTGGCTGAGATGGGAAATAACCTGGGAGCTCTCCAAGAAAGTTCCAGGCTGCACTTCAAATGGGGTTAGGAGTAAGGTGCAGGGAGGGGTGGGTTTCCATACATCcgccttcccctttctcttcagcCCTTTGGCCAGCCACATGTGTTTCCagaatattttcctttccctcttattACCATGAGAAGAAAAGAGCAGTGGACTGGGAGTTCAGAGACCTGGGCACTAACTCTGACACCTGCTGGCTCtaatattttgtgttctaagCTTCCATCCAGTGTGGTAATTCTATGTTCAAAGGCAGTGGTTCCCCATCATTGGTGGTGATTGGAGTTAACAGCAGGGGGTCtgcaaatacataaataatgaaCATGCCTTCTGCAGGATGAATATTTCAAATGTAATTATTTTCCAAATGTCTGTAATTGacgtatttaataaaatataaattcatttaaactGCTACtgatttttatttgtctttacTTCATGCTTTTTATCATGTATTTTCTCAGTCAGTGGAATTAATGGGATTACTATCATGTGGGGATGCATGATATTTTTGGACATTAAAAAAGAGTCCTCATACTTGGAAAGGTGGcatttaggtggcacaatggatagagtgctgggactagtgtcaggaagacctgagttcaaatttagcctgaggcactaactgtgtgaccacttaacctctgtctcagtttcctccactataagatggggttaataatagtgACTAAtttccagagctgttgtgaggatcacatgaaacGACATTTGTTCAGCACTTGGCATAGGGCCTGCCTGacagtaggcgtttaataaaATGAACCAAGGACTTCACCCACCTCTAAGCCCTGGGCATTAAACTGCTTTCTGggcaaggggaagggaatgagttGAAGCCCTTGTAAAATACTTCTGATGTCTAAGAATAAATCCCTATTTTCAAAAACACCCCTCTCCCAACTCCATCTGTGGCTTTAGACACACTGACCAAAACCTCCCCGTAGCTATGCCTTTACTTGCTGGCCTGAAAGAAGATCCCAGAAACTGTGGGGGCCTGTGTTGGTGGTGAGGGAGTGAAAACTGTCATTCACTAGGCTGTGTCTCCGTCTAACCAGCCACTCACCATATAGCCGCTGCCACCATATCAGGAGTCCAGtgaagccaaagaaaaagaagactccCCCCAACACCGTCTTCCATTCATTGGATGGTCGGTTCATCTCTGCAAAGGTCTGATGGAACTGCATTCTATAAACTGAGACCAAAGGGGTAAGAGTTGTTCTCTGGGCTCTGCATATCCCAAGGGCCACATTGACCCATGGCCAAAGGAGTAGAGATCAGGGAGCCTCCACCGTGGCTCCTTCTACCCCTCTCTTCTCTGAGTTATTCAGGGGGAATCCCCCTAAGGCAGGGATGTACCTTTGCCTATCTTTTGCTCTACCAGTTTTCTCAGTCCCTCCAACATGATGTATGACCTCTTCCCTCTTTACCTTCAAATCCTCCCCATCCTTAAAGGCTTGCAACCTGCCACTTtcgagaagcctttcctgactacCCAGGCCCAAGAGGATCTATCTTTCCCTGCAGCTCCTACAACTGTCACTGTctaccggggtggggaacctgtggcctcaaggtcacttatggccctctaggtcctccggtgaggccctttgactgaatccaaacttcacagaacaaaccctttaataaaaaggatttgttcagtaaaacttggactcagtcaaagggcggcacttgaggacctaaaggccacatgtggcatcaaggctgcagcttccccacccctgaccctcTCATTCAGCCCCAAGTGTAGATGTCCTAATTTCTAGCTCTCTTCTCCTGTCTCCTCTCTGGTGGCAAAGATTAGCTCCGTATCCTTACAGATGCAGAGGGCTGGGTCCAGGTAGCCATTCTGGAATGAGAGTGCTATAAGAGAAAGatgactgcatttggagtcagaagaggacctaggtttgaatcccagttgtACTATTTATTGCTtatttgggaaagtcacttcctctctgggtctccgtttcctcatctgcaaaatgagggggttgggctagatggtctttCAGGTCCTATCCAGTTGTAAGTCTACGATCCTATAGTGGACAGTGGCAGTAATAGGTAATAAAATGAGCTCTGGGCCTTGTAGCTATGTGaacttaggtaagtcatttcccttctaggcctcagtttcctcccttgtaatTTGGGTAAAATAATATTTGGATTTCCTATCACCAAGTTATCAtaaggaaagtgttttgcaaaactcAAAGTGTCATCGAAATGAGAGCCACTATTGTTCTGGTATAGTTTTAAAGTCTATGATCCTGTCTGTTCACAGACATACTCTGGAACCttaggacctcagaaaccatctaatccaccccaccccaccccaccccacctcattaTTTTCTGGGAGTAATCGAatgaaggaaagtgatttgtccaagtctacacaggtattaagtggctGATGCAGAATTCTGGTTGAGCTCATCTAGCTAACTCCGTGTTCTTTGCATAACTCCTGGCACCTGGCTCCTAGTGCCATCCATTTTCACACTGCTATCCACCACTCCTGCTCCCTTCATCCCAGCAGGGGAATGGAGAAGTTTCTCTCTTCTGTCTGAAAGTGAGCTCCAACTTCATGTATTCAGAGAAGAGCAGCTTCCAGGCCCCCTCCTAATCTCTGCCAGCTTACTCTCCCATGCCACCAATGAGCTTAACCAAAATGGGAGACTGAGGCTTCTGGGCCCAGCACCACACTCAGCTCTAGGCCACCCTCCACCttccaccctccaccccactcagCCCTGTTCCACTCtggctcccctcccacccctgccaGGCAGATCCCACCTTCCCATTCCGCCTAGAACTTACGGGCCACCTTCTCAGCATCTGTAAGCTGCTTCCatggtcctttctccttttccttcagcGCCCGCTGCTGGGGGCTCAGCTCACTACAGAAGGGCTCTTCTGGCATGGGGTAATTGCGCTCTGCATGGTAGTTTGTGTAGGGAGGCATCTTCTGGCTGCAGGCTAGGGCCACAAGGAGGTTGAGCTGAAGGGGAGGAGGATCCTGCCCCAGCTTTCCCTTTTACAGGAGCCCTATCCCTCCCAGAGCCTTATTTCTAGGAGCAACAAGACTCAgagccctcctccccacccaggaTCATCAGACCCCTTTCATCTTCtgccctctctctcccacctccttcctgctccctaacccactcttccctcctcatcttgttCAGACCACTCCCCTTAGTTTCAGTCTGCTCACCTATAAAACCAGATTTCTATAGCCCTTAGAGGTTTACAAAATGCCTTCTTCATAGCAGCCTTGTGAGTTAGGGAAAGGATGCACATGTTTACTGTCCCAATTATACAGCTCAAACTACCGAAACTCTGAGAGACTCTGAAATATCTTGCTTATGTTTCAATAAAACCAGAACCTTATCTCAGCATATCTTGCCTGATACTGTCCGGGGTACTTTCTACTAAACCACATTGTCTCTCAGTGGTCTAGATTAGAAAgtcttttaaggtctcttccagctctcacattGTTTTAAATTCCAAGGCCCcttcagctttgacattctatgtcctaaaGTTTCTCCCAGTTCTGGTGTTGaacattctaaggtcccttccacctttgacattctgtattctaaggtcctgtccagctctaacattctatgttctaaggtctcatttaggtctgacattctatattctaaggtccctttcaggctCTGACATTCCGTGGTCTATGTTTCAGGCTATGAATCCTATGATGCTTCCCCTCCTGGTTCCCTTTTTCCAACATTCTCTCTCTGCATATAAATCCTATAAATCCTACCTTATGTCCCAACTCTCCTAATGCAAAAAGCCTTCACTGACAACTCCAGGTCTGTAGAATCCTTTTCCTTCTACCACCCTCTCACGTAATAATActgataattcacatttctacatCACTCTACAATTTACAAAGTAAGTTCTTCCCAACAACTCTGATTATTATACCCatcttacatatgagaaaacagactaggactagaaaaatgaagtgatataCATAGTGTCACACagcacagctggtaaatatctgaacCAGAACTTGGACCTTGGTCTACTGACATCAGAGCcaatcttctttcttctccatcaAATAACATCTCAGTGAGAGCTCTCACccatgattatcagttgatatcaattaatCAGCCAgactcaattagcttttagaattttagaattgtgtATTTACTAAGGTCTAGTAAGGACAATTAGTACAAACATCTCTCCTAAAACTAGCGGTGCTGGTGGTATTACTGaggaaagggctttgcaaactggAAGACAGTATAGAaaagagaacttttaaaaaattatttatattcttaTTTCAGTTATTATTTTCCATGGAACCTGGGATACCATCAGTGCTCAGCAAATATTTCTTGAAAGCTCGTATAGGACAATGGAAGAAGTGTCTAGGAGTCAGGCTCTCTGGGCTCCAGGCCTGTTTCTGTTACTAATTTgcaatgtgaccttagataaatcactCCCTGGGCCCTGTTTGTACAATGAAGTAactggtctagatgacctctaagatcctttccgaGTTTTATAGTCTGTGATTCTCAagttttctgtttggcattttaagCTCTTCCCAACTGGCCCTTTCTTAACTTACCAGCTTcttattaataaaaatcttaCTTGATTCACTGTATAGTAAAAAAGATTCTGAGACAAGGAGAGGCCAGTTGGCCCTACCTGTTGGCTGATCTCAGAGATGCCCCCTGGATGTGTTGGCTCCTCACTCCAGTAAGGTTTCCTGTGGATGCTTAAGCGTCCCTTGCAAGGAACCTTGAGAGTTCATATGGTCTAGGGCCCTGCCTGCAGGAAATAGCTGTACCCTTCAGGACAAAGTgctgctatctctctctctttgagaGAAATGCTCCATAACCACCTCAGTTCTAATCATTCTGAGAATCAGCATGCTTTTCCTTCTGTCTAACTGAAGATCTGTCCTGCTTTCATGCAAGCCCCCTCCTCTTGTTCCTCCATGGATGTGGAGAATGACAACCAGAAGAGTGCCTCCTCTTTCCAATTGAGTCTCAGAAAAAAGGATTCAGGTTCCATCTTCTTGGCTCACCCTAGTGTGCTCAAAAGGCCACTTCCCTTCAGCTCATCTGGGCTGCGCCAACCCAAGATGCCTCTCTCCTAGGCaaggcaagtcaacaagcatttgtttattaagtgcctactaggtgccaggcactggcacCTGATTCCCAGAACCTCAGGTCCAAGGACTTGGCATGGCCCTGTGGCCAAGATGGTGGCCAAGACATCTGGGTACATATAAGCTCAAGATATCTGAGGTTGACACTTTCCCAGAGTCCAGCTGCACGGCACTGTCCATTTCCTGTAGGAACTTGGCCCTTTATTCTTGCTTTCATAGTCCTGGGAACTGAACTCTTCAAGCTTAGGGGCCccatgggaagggggaaggaggcatggagggaagggacagagggagagaacgAGGTCTGAAAGGCTCCAGACAAACTTGGCCTCCATTGCATTA
This region of Trichosurus vulpecula isolate mTriVul1 chromosome 3, mTriVul1.pri, whole genome shotgun sequence genomic DNA includes:
- the LOC118844455 gene encoding cytochrome c oxidase subunit 4 isoform 2, mitochondrial isoform X1: MPKVMLTLPYSPWFTLVRRGAMGVQSIRQAHGSGDTACSQKMPPYTNYHAERNYPMPEEPFCSELSPQQRALKEKEKGPWKQLTDAEKVALYRMQFHQTFAEMNRPSNEWKTVLGGVFFFFGFTGLLIWWQRLYVFREKPITLSEDWKSKQLQRVLDMKGNPIQGLASQWDYAQNNWKK
- the LOC118844455 gene encoding cytochrome c oxidase subunit 4 isoform 2, mitochondrial isoform X2 is translated as MPKVMLTLPYSPWFTLVRRGAMGVQSIRQAHGSGDTACSQKMPPYTNYHAERNYPMPEEPFCSELSPQQRALKEKEKGPWKQLTDAEKVALYRMQFHQTFAEMNRPSNEWKTVLGGVFFFFGFTGLLIWWQRLYDPLLLTPITTNDGEPLPLNIELPHWMEA